One genomic window of Geovibrio ferrireducens includes the following:
- a CDS encoding radical SAM protein — protein MRRYSVTRERTLTKRGVVWLGQTCNLKCHFCYFINKISDKTHPENRFMSYDKALRICRTLREVYGNTAVDIQGGEPTIYPEIFDLVKECSSMGLAPSLITNGIRLASKAECGRYRDAGINDFLISVHGLGNAYDEAVGVKGSSKKQLKAIENLNEAGIPFRFNCTLTKTAVADLKGITELALSSGASVVNFIAFNPFSDQMEEGRRSSGNVPSYSMLKPILAEAADRLETGGIEVNVRYLPMCTAERRHLKNFYNFQQLSYDHHEWDFNSWTWTTRMNQKSDSPELDTPIPILLYGIDEYNGISFGKTSVHGTREHYLKDIDLYTHLLKLFSADIPRDVLYRQNARLRGEKHKEYIFPEECAGCSLRRICDGFHCDYASIYGVSEAKAWKLGEDIDDPGHFIKEQEKIIG, from the coding sequence GTGAGGAGATATTCTGTTACAAGAGAACGGACTCTCACAAAGCGGGGTGTGGTCTGGCTGGGGCAGACATGCAATCTCAAATGCCATTTCTGCTATTTTATAAATAAAATCAGTGATAAAACTCATCCTGAAAACAGATTTATGAGCTACGACAAGGCTCTGCGTATATGCCGCACTCTGAGAGAGGTTTACGGCAACACTGCTGTGGACATTCAAGGCGGTGAGCCGACAATCTACCCTGAAATATTTGATCTTGTTAAAGAATGCTCTTCCATGGGGCTTGCTCCGTCCCTTATCACAAACGGAATCAGGCTTGCGTCAAAAGCCGAGTGCGGGAGATACAGGGATGCCGGCATAAATGATTTTCTGATCAGCGTCCACGGATTAGGGAATGCCTATGACGAGGCAGTAGGCGTGAAAGGGAGCAGCAAAAAGCAGCTTAAAGCTATTGAAAACCTCAATGAGGCAGGCATACCCTTCCGTTTTAACTGTACCCTTACAAAAACCGCTGTGGCGGATTTGAAAGGCATAACAGAGCTGGCTCTTTCATCCGGAGCATCGGTAGTGAACTTCATAGCCTTTAACCCGTTTTCTGATCAGATGGAGGAGGGAAGGAGAAGCAGCGGAAATGTCCCCTCTTACAGTATGCTTAAGCCGATTCTGGCTGAAGCTGCTGACCGCCTTGAAACCGGAGGAATTGAGGTTAATGTGCGCTACCTACCTATGTGTACGGCGGAGCGGAGACATCTTAAAAACTTTTACAACTTCCAGCAGTTAAGCTATGATCATCATGAATGGGACTTCAACTCATGGACATGGACAACAAGGATGAACCAGAAGTCGGACAGCCCTGAGCTTGATACGCCTATCCCCATACTGCTGTACGGCATAGATGAATACAACGGTATTTCCTTCGGTAAAACCTCCGTGCACGGTACAAGGGAGCATTATCTTAAGGATATTGACCTCTACACCCACCTGCTGAAGCTTTTCAGCGCTGATATTCCGAGAGATGTTCTTTACAGACAGAATGCCAGACTGAGAGGAGAGAAGCACAAGGAATACATTTTTCCCGAAGAATGCGCCGGATGCTCGCTCCGAAGAATATGCGACGGCTTCCACTGTGACTACGCATCCATATACGGCGTTTCGGAGGCGAAGGCGTGGAAGCTTGGTGAAGACATAGACGATCCCGGACATTTTATAAAAGAGCAGGAGAAAATAATTGGTTGA